ATGTCATTCTGGAGCACCTCGGCGATGGTGATGGGGCTGAGCACCGGCCCGAATCCCAGGCATAGGCCGGGCGCGGTCTGCAGAAGGTGTTCGTGTTCGACGATCAGAGTGGTGACCTGCTCATGGGCGGTCTCAATCGCGTGCCGTCGATCGATGGCACATTGAGCACTTTCTCGCGCGAAGCGGCGTTTCTCCATGGCAAAGGAGACATATCCGGAGATCGGGGCGGTCGCGCTGAAGAGGAGGAACCACCACATTCCGGTGACGAGGGCGAGGACTCCGCCGATAGCGATGGGGATGAGGAACGCCCACCATTGGGGAGGTTTCGCCGGTCGCGGGTCGTCGACCGGTGCGGGCGCCACGTGGGTGGGCCCACGTCTCGGGTGAGCAGGGGCGCGGCCGCCGAACGCGGGGGTCGACGCAGCCTCGTGGTGCACGTGGGCGTTTCGAGACCAGGGCAGGGTGGGAGCGGTCGGCGAAAAGACCGTGGTGCCCAGGGACGCGAACGTCTGCTCCCGCGCCGGCCCGAGCTCCAGGGGTGTCGACCGTCGCGACATGCACGGGTCGACGATGGCCACGCTCTCGGGGCGGCTGACCCGGCTGAGCAGGGGAGCACGAGGATCGATTCCGATCGTGAAGCCGCAGTCGGGACCTGCGAGCACGCAGACGGTTGCGGTTCCGGATCCGCGATGCAGGGAGGACGCTCCGAGGAGTGTGACCGGGTTGAGCGCTTGCCACCGGCCCCAGGTCGCGGTTCTGACTGCTCTGATCGCGTCGTCGCAGCTGCCGATGTCTTCAGGGGCGGTCGACTCGCCGGGCAGAAGATTGCCGGTGATGAGGTCGGCCGAGGCGAGGACGGGGCCGAACACGGTGCGGAAGACGTCGAGGACGAGCTGCTGGGAGTCCGCTTCGAGGACATCGGTGCGAATGTTCGCGTTCGCGTCGATGCGGTGGACGAGGCCGAGCGTCTTCATGCTCCCAGGCTGGCGGGCTTCGTCGAGGGCGGCAAGGCCTCATTGCGGACCTGTGGACGATGCGGCTGGGTCCACAGGAAAATGACGTGGAACTCGGTCGGCCTTCAACAGGGTGATACGTATGAGTCGACGCCCCCGTCGGTGTTGCGAACGGTGACGAGGGGGTCGTCGGTCATGAGATGCGCAGTGACCCGCGTGCGTAGGCAGTGGCGTGCAGTTCGAGCAGGTTCGGGACGAACGGTGACAGCATGGCGGGTGTGTAGTCGGCGCGCAGACGGATGACGACCGAATGTTGCCCGTCCGCGTCGGCGCTGAGTTCGACGTTGTGCAGCCCTTCGGGCGTCGGCACTGTCGCAACATAACGGCTGGCCGCGCGTGCGGCGGCGGCCGGGGAGAACACGAGCCCGGGCTCGTCACCGGAGGCCGGCTCGAAGGAGTCGGAGGCGGCCAGCGCGGCGGAGTCCGCGACGCTCTGCAGTTCCCGCCTGGTCATGTGCAGATCGGTCAGCGCTGCGATGAGGAATGCCAGCAGCAGGGCGATGACGACGAAGCCGATCGCCAGAGGCGTGATCGACCCGTCATCCGCCGGCGGCCGCTTGCGCTCCTGTGCCGCCATGTCACTGTCCGCCTGCTGTGGCGACGACGTCCGTGTGGTGGGCGCGGAGCGTGATGTGCGGAGAGTTGTCGGCGCCGAAGAGGAGTGGGATTCCGGGCAGGGACACTTTAGTCTCGACGCGTGCGGTGACGAGGGAACCTGCCTGTCCACAGGGGCCCGCACACGAGTAGTCGATGGAGACGGGCACATCGGTGAGTCCGAAGTCCGTGAAATGCATGTCGGCGACCTGGTGGGCGCGGTGTTCGGAAGGGTCGGCGTCGCGAGCGGCGATCCGTGAAGCCGAGATCGCGGTCGTTGTGGTGGCATAGCTGGCAGCCTGGAGTTGGGAGATTGCGAGCATGAGGTAGACGACGGGAATGAGGAGGACGATCGAGGCGAAGATGAACTCGATGACGGCCGTGCCGGAATCGGCCCGCTCATTCGGCGATCCCGCTTCGGGGTCAGTCACGATTCCTTCAGGGTCGGTCACGACTACTTCAGGCTCAGTCACGTTCGACGTCCTCGACGATGGAGTGACCCGACAGATCCCACACCTCGGCGGGGCCCCACAGGCCGATGACGGGTACCGGAGTGCGCACCCGGACCTCGACGACCTCGACCCCTGCCCGATGCGAGGTCGTGACGGTGATCGACTGGGCATAGCGCTCGCCGACCGACACGGTGATGAGCTCGCTTGCGAGGCGTTTGCCGTCGACCGTCGACTGGTCGGCGAGGCTGGCCTGGCGGGCACCGGCGATGGCCGAATCGATGACCGTGTTGCGGACGTGGATGACGAGGCCGATCTGCAGCGCTCCGGCCAGGACGAGGGCCAGGAGCGAAGCGATGAGGGCGAATTCGGCGATCGCGGAACCCGCATCGGAGCACTCACTAGGCTCCTGACCCGGATCGGAGCCCACCGCGCACTCCGACTCCGGAGTCGCCTCCCGGTGGGTCACCCTGCACCCCGGACCTTGTTCATCGCATCCTGGAACATCGAGGTGAAGGCCTCGCCGGCCAACGCCCACAGAGCGACGACCAAACCGGCGGTCATCAGGGTGATGAGCACCCAGCCGGGCACGTCGCCGCGGTCGGGCCTTTCACCTTCGCGGTCGGGTTCGCCGCTGGTGAGGCCGAGGACGAACACGGCGAATCTGTTCATCAGGTGATGGATCATTGAGATTCTCCTTCTTCCAGGTCGATCGGCCGGTGCGGTCGATCGGATGGTGCGGCTGTCGGAGCCCACGGTGGGCGGGCAGGGTCACGGACTGAGGTCGAGGACGGTGAGTGAGGGGAAGACCGCGAAGATGACGGTTACGGGAAGGACGAAGACGACGACCGGCACCAGCATCCCGATCTCCTTCTTCCCCGACAGCTCGAGCAACCTCCGCCGCGACTGTTCCCGCACATCGGCGGCCTGTGCGCGCAGGACCTCCGCCAGCGGAGTCCCGCGAGTCATCGACACGGCCAGACCATCGACGAACTGCACGATCTCGGGGATGGCGATCCTCGTCGCCATCGAATCGAGCGCATCGACGAGCGGCGTACCGGTCCTGGTCGTCGCCAAGGCCGTGCGCAGCTCATCGACCAAGTCACCCGAACAGGTCCGGCACACCCGCTCAAGTGCCTCAACGATGCCCTCACCAGCGGTGATGGACAGAGCCAGAAGCTCGGCGATGGTCGGGAACTCTGCAAGCACACGGGACTCGTGGCGTGCGATGGCCTGGCTCAGGCGCCAGTCATTGATCACATGTCCGGCGATGCCGCCGCTGATGATGAGAACGACGGTGACGATGGGGGAGAAGCCCCGCTGGGCCGAGAGCAGGCCCGCCACACAGCCGGCGGCGATCATCCCGGCCAGGATGCTCAGGATCTGATTGATCCGAAACCGTTCAAGGGACGCACCTCCGCCGAGGCGGTTGACCCGAAGGCTCAATGTGGCGTCGGTGGTGATCCGGGACGTGACCCACAGTGTTGCGCCCATCGTGACCGACTTGACCAGCCCCACCACGCCTTCCGCGCGTGGAGTCGGGGGAGCGTAGACGTCGACCAGAGATTCCTGATCACGCAGGTACGGTGCGATGCGCGAGGACAGCGTCGGTCTGCGCAAGGGCGGCAGCGAGAGGACGAAGACGCACAGCGCGAAGGCATTGAACACGCCCAGGGCCAAGATCGTCAGTGGGTCGGTCAATGCGCTCACCGTGCCTCACCGTCCCCGGCCGGGTGACGGAATGACGAGGAGGACAGAGACGATCCTTCGATGACGCGTGGCTCCTGGGGGAGCCTGCCGATCTTCTTCATCGCCTGATAAGCCAGCAGAGAGACGACGAACCCGGCTGCCAGGAGAAGGAGACCGGTCTGTGAGTTGTAGGCGACCGCCGTCTCCGGTCGGGTCGACAGGAATGCCAGGACCACCCACGGAGCCGCCACCGCCAAGCGTGCCCCATTGACAGTCCATTGCTGCCGGGCGGAGAGCTCATTGCGTGTGCGGGCATCGTCCCGGACGAACTGGGCGAGTGCTCGCAGCATCGTGCCCAGATCGCTGCCGCCGACTTGCCTGGTCACGCTGAGCGCGACGACGATCCGGTCGGCCACCGGATCGGCGCTGACCTGACGGAATCGTTCGAGAGCGATGGCGAACGATCCGCTGGCCCGGTACTCCTCGGCGAAGACTTCGAACAGCGGACGCAGGGGTTCGGGCCCGCGGTGGGCCAGCGAGCTCAGCGCTTCCGGCAGCGACAGTCCGGCACGAACGCCGGAGTTGAGGTGGTCGAGCGTTTCGGGCCACAATTCGCGGCGCATGACCTGTTTGCTCCGGGCACGATGTTGGAGGAGCCGCAGCGGCAGCCACGAGCCGAAGAGGCCGAAGCACAGGGCGATCGCCCACGATCCGGTGAGGACGGTGGCGACGACGGCAACGACGATGAAGACCGAGATCGAGATGAGGACGAGTTGGCTCGGATGCATCCGTGGAAAGCCCGCACCCGTGAGCATGTCATCGAGTTCCCGGACCCAGCGCCTCTGAACGCGGGTGGTCGATCGGCTCTGCCACAGAGACATCCACACGAGGAACAGACCCGCTCCCAGACATGCGCCGATGAGAAGACTGTATTGGGAGTAGTTCATGCGGTCTCCAGAATGGCGTGAAGATCCTTGCCGATGCTGGCGAATCGTTCGCCGAGGTGGCCGAAGCCCTGACCGCGAACCAGCTGTCCCCGCGGCGAATGGAAGATCGTGTCGAGCTCGATGACGTCACCTTCGACTCCGCCCGGCACGGCACAGATCTCACTGACGAGTCGGGTTCCGTTCGCGTCGCGTCGCAGGTGGACGACGATGTCAATGCTCACGGCCACGGTGGGAACAACGAAGGACGAAGAGATGTTCGCCCCGGCCAGGAGTGGCAGGGTGGAGATCTTCGTGATCGCTGCTCGGGCGGAGTTGGCGTGTATCGTGCCCATTCCGGGCAGTCCGGAATTCAACGCCACCAGCAGGTCGAGGCTCTCGGCTTCACGGACCTCGCCGACGATGATGCGTGTTGGGCGCATGCGCAGTGCTTCCTTGACCAGTGAACGCAGGGTGACTTCGCCGGTGCCTTCCAACGAGGGTTGGCGACATTGCATCGGGACCCAGTCGCGACTGGGCAGGTTGAGTTCGAAGACTTCTTCACACGAGACGATGCGTTCTCGGGCGGGAACCGATCCGGCCAGTGCATTGAGCATCGTGGTCTTGCCGGCTTGAGTGGCACCGGAGACGAGGATGTTCGCGCCGGCGGCGACGGCGGCGTCGAGGAATCGGGCGGCAGCGGGTGTCAGTGACCCCTGAGCGACGAGGGCGGCCAAGTTCCGAGGGCGTTGAATGAATTTGCGGATGTTCACGGCGGGGAAGGAGCGTGTGATGTCGGGCAGGACGACGTGCAGTCGTGACCCGTCGGGCAGCATCGCGTCGACGAAGGGCTGGGACAAGTCGACTCGTCTGCCGGAGGTGCGCAGCATTCTCTCGATCAGCTCGTCGAGTTCGCTCCTGGTGAGCTTGGTCGTCGTCAGTTGGTGGAGGCCGTCGATGGCGATGAAGACTTCGCTGGGGGAGTTGATCCAGATCTCCTCGACGCGGGGGTCGTCGAAATAGTCTTGGAGGGTGCCGAAGCCCGAGAGCTGATTGTCGATGGTCCGGAATGTCGCTTCCTTGTCCTCCAAGGGTGGAAGGTCCGCAACGAGACTGCGTTCGTCATACTCGGAGATGACAGTGCGAATGACTTCTCGAGAGCGTTGCGTCTCGACACGAGGGTCCACTTCGAGGTCTCTGATCCTCTTGTGAACTTCGCTCGTGATGACCTCGGTGGCTTCCACATTGAACCCCTGGTGTACAGAACACGAATTACATTTTCAACAGCTGGATTGGTTTTTAACCTATCTGTAGTCTTAAGAAGATGCCAGTGATTTTCGGAATCTGTGGATAACTTCGCCCGCGAACAGATAATGTCGTGGTTGTAGTTCTATGGACGCTCCCCCTGGCTCGCGGCGCTCTTGCAGATCCCTTCGGTCGAGCTTTCAACCATTGATTGAACACCTGTTTAGATTGTCCGGGCGCCGTATCGAGCAAGTGTGCCGGGCCTGTTCGCTGATCGATAGGGGTGAGGTCGATGATGGCGGTGACGTACGTGTCACCACGGCGAGCTTCGTTGCGATCACGGACTCCGTGTCGTGAGTGATCATGACGGCTCTCAGTGCCCAGTCCAGTCCGGTTCGGGACATCTTCGTCCGCGCTGGTGCTGCAGCACGGGTGTCTTGCCCCGACGCGTGGCCGCCATTCCAAGCTGGCCTTGTGTCCGTCATGTGCTGGCCGATGCAGGAGAGGTCGAGAGCGTCGAGTCGGCAGAAAGTCGTCAGGTCAGGAGTCGAGAAAGTAGGCTTGGCGGCGTCGGGGCCTTTCGGATGGATGGTGTAGGAACACCCATCATCGGACGACCTCGACGTCTGTCCGGGCAGCGATCTCCTGAAACCAGACATCCCGTGCCTGACGTTCACAAACCTGTATTCATCATTGACGAAGAGCCATCAAACCTTTGCACGTCGGTTCTGTCAATCGACACAGTCGCCCAGGATCAGGAGCGCGATTCTGTGGGACGTGGCTGTTCTTTCGCGCCTGCGTCGAATGAGAAGATTCTCGGCCCGCTCCGGGATGCCGACTACGTCGTCTCCTTCGCTGTCGCTACTTATTGAGTGTGGCTTCCCAAGCCTTAACGAGATTGACCACTGTCGAATTCACCGGCGTAGGAACGTCGACTCTTCTCCCGAACCTGACAACGGAGCCATTGATCACATCAATTTCTCCCCGTGATCCCCGAAGGGCATCAAGGAGCATGGATGGTTTCGCATCGGGGATGTTCCCGGCAAGGGCACGAACGTGCTCCACTGGGTCTGTGATATCCAGAGGAACCTCCGAGGCTTTTGCCACTGCGAAAGCCTCTTCCAAGCACGCGCGTGAGACCCGCCAAGCGTTCTTGTCGGTCAACATCTCGCCGATCGTGAGTCTGTTGAGCACTCCGGGACCTGAGAACGCCACGTTCATGATGAGCTTTTCCCATATGACCTGCGATGGGTCGAGGAGCGAGGTGGCGTCGAACCCAGCCGATCGCCAGATGTATACGGCCTTTTCGACTTCGGCCATAGGCAGATCTGCATATGGCGAGAACCGCACCAGCGCCATGCCGTTGTGATGCGCATGCCCGGGCTCGGGTATAGATGCGCCGAAGCCGCCGACGACGCCCAGACATAGTTGAGACTGCGGCAGATGTGGCGCGACCAGATCCATCGATCCAATTCCGTTTTGGATCGATTGGATGATCGTGTTCGGACCGACCAATGGTGCTGTATCGGCCGCAGCCTGCTCGACGTCGTAGGCCTTTGTGGCGATGATGATGAGGCCGAAATGGCCATCAATCCCGTCGGTCGTCGTGCTCACCGAGTCGAGGCGGACCGTGCGATCACCGCTGGCTCCGCTGACTCGCAGACCCTGAGTAGACGCAGCTCCGATGTGGTCGGCGGCCAGCCCTACTCCGTGGACTTCGTGGCCGGCGCTCTTCATCAGAGCAGCGTAGACGGAGCCGAGAGCCCCCAAACCCATAATTAGTATTCTCGCCATCGTTGTGTCTCTCCTTTGCGTAGCGGCTGGAAACCTGCAGCCGGGCGATTGAGCCCTATGCGGTGAAGTTGACGAAGTCACGCGCCGATTTCACTCGTTTGGGAATCTCGCGCTGCAGAAATTCGGTGAAGCGCCTGGCGCGCAGAGGGAAGTACTCGTTGTTGGGAAAGGCGAGGTAGACGTCAGAGCGGACTGTCGGTACATCTGGCAGTACCGGGACCAGTTGACCGCTCTCAAGGAATGGGCGGACATTCCAGATCGAGCGCATTGCAATCCCGTGCCCGAGAACGGCCCACTTGGTGACGGTGTCACCGTCGTTGCATCGCAGTGGTCCCCGGACCCGGACCGGTGTGACGACACCGTCGAGTTCGAATTTCCACAGCGTGAAGTCGGGCTCGTGCTCGTTGAGGATGATGCAGTCGTGATCGGGAAGTTCGGCAATCGATTGCGGGGAGCCCCTGCGGTCGATGTAGTCGGGGGACGCGCAGAGCACCCTGCGGTTCGTCAGGAGTCTGCGGTACGTCAATTGCGAGTCCTTCGCCGCGCCGACTCCGACGAGCATGTCGAAATGGGTGTTCTCCAGGTCGAAAGGGTCGCCCGAGAGCTCGAGATGAATCTCAATGTTCGGATACTGCGTGTGGAAGTCCGCCACCAATTCGGACAGATGTGTGCGCCCGAATCCCAGAGTGCCGAAGACGACGAGAGTCCCTCGCTCACTGTCGACGCTGTTGGTGATGTCGGCCTGCAGCACGTCGGCTTCGTGCACGATGCGTCGTGCGCCCTCGAAAAAGCGCAGACCCTCACTGGTCAAGAGCATTTGCCGTGAGGTGCGTTTGATCAGTTGGACGCCGAGGCGATTTTCAAGCTGGGCGAGTCGTCTGCTCACAGCCGACACCGACATCCCCATCGACCTGGCCGCAGCGGTCAGGTTCATCTCTTCGCCGATCGTTGCGAAGAACTGGAAATCGTCGACTCTCACGGTTTCAGTCTAGGTAGAGAACGCCGAGCATTGGCACGTTCATCGTTGCATTCTGCACAAGCCTGAGTTGATTCAAAGGGCGGGTGAAACGGCTGAGATCGCTGTTAGATTCGTGGCCAAGTAAAACAGCACATTGTCTGGATCCGTCATCGGGCGGGTTCGACTCACAGGAGCTTGGAGGTCGATCTATGCCC
The Brevibacterium marinum genome window above contains:
- a CDS encoding pilus assembly protein TadG-related protein encodes the protein MAAQERKRPPADDGSITPLAIGFVVIALLLAFLIAALTDLHMTRRELQSVADSAALAASDSFEPASGDEPGLVFSPAAAARAASRYVATVPTPEGLHNVELSADADGQHSVVIRLRADYTPAMLSPFVPNLLELHATAYARGSLRIS
- a CDS encoding TadE/TadG family type IV pilus assembly protein, whose protein sequence is MGSDPGQEPSECSDAGSAIAEFALIASLLALVLAGALQIGLVIHVRNTVIDSAIAGARQASLADQSTVDGKRLASELITVSVGERYAQSITVTTSHRAGVEVVEVRVRTPVPVIGLWGPAEVWDLSGHSIVEDVERD
- a CDS encoding type II secretion system F family protein — encoded protein: MSALTDPLTILALGVFNAFALCVFVLSLPPLRRPTLSSRIAPYLRDQESLVDVYAPPTPRAEGVVGLVKSVTMGATLWVTSRITTDATLSLRVNRLGGGASLERFRINQILSILAGMIAAGCVAGLLSAQRGFSPIVTVVLIISGGIAGHVINDWRLSQAIARHESRVLAEFPTIAELLALSITAGEGIVEALERVCRTCSGDLVDELRTALATTRTGTPLVDALDSMATRIAIPEIVQFVDGLAVSMTRGTPLAEVLRAQAADVREQSRRRLLELSGKKEIGMLVPVVVFVLPVTVIFAVFPSLTVLDLSP
- a CDS encoding type II secretion system F family protein — protein: MNYSQYSLLIGACLGAGLFLVWMSLWQSRSTTRVQRRWVRELDDMLTGAGFPRMHPSQLVLISISVFIVVAVVATVLTGSWAIALCFGLFGSWLPLRLLQHRARSKQVMRRELWPETLDHLNSGVRAGLSLPEALSSLAHRGPEPLRPLFEVFAEEYRASGSFAIALERFRQVSADPVADRIVVALSVTRQVGGSDLGTMLRALAQFVRDDARTRNELSARQQWTVNGARLAVAAPWVVLAFLSTRPETAVAYNSQTGLLLLAAGFVVSLLAYQAMKKIGRLPQEPRVIEGSSLSSSSFRHPAGDGEAR
- a CDS encoding ATPase, T2SS/T4P/T4SS family, which produces MEATEVITSEVHKRIRDLEVDPRVETQRSREVIRTVISEYDERSLVADLPPLEDKEATFRTIDNQLSGFGTLQDYFDDPRVEEIWINSPSEVFIAIDGLHQLTTTKLTRSELDELIERMLRTSGRRVDLSQPFVDAMLPDGSRLHVVLPDITRSFPAVNIRKFIQRPRNLAALVAQGSLTPAAARFLDAAVAAGANILVSGATQAGKTTMLNALAGSVPARERIVSCEEVFELNLPSRDWVPMQCRQPSLEGTGEVTLRSLVKEALRMRPTRIIVGEVREAESLDLLVALNSGLPGMGTIHANSARAAITKISTLPLLAGANISSSFVVPTVAVSIDIVVHLRRDANGTRLVSEICAVPGGVEGDVIELDTIFHSPRGQLVRGQGFGHLGERFASIGKDLHAILETA
- a CDS encoding ketopantoate reductase family protein; the encoded protein is MARILIMGLGALGSVYAALMKSAGHEVHGVGLAADHIGAASTQGLRVSGASGDRTVRLDSVSTTTDGIDGHFGLIIIATKAYDVEQAAADTAPLVGPNTIIQSIQNGIGSMDLVAPHLPQSQLCLGVVGGFGASIPEPGHAHHNGMALVRFSPYADLPMAEVEKAVYIWRSAGFDATSLLDPSQVIWEKLIMNVAFSGPGVLNRLTIGEMLTDKNAWRVSRACLEEAFAVAKASEVPLDITDPVEHVRALAGNIPDAKPSMLLDALRGSRGEIDVINGSVVRFGRRVDVPTPVNSTVVNLVKAWEATLNK
- a CDS encoding LysR substrate-binding domain-containing protein is translated as MRVDDFQFFATIGEEMNLTAAARSMGMSVSAVSRRLAQLENRLGVQLIKRTSRQMLLTSEGLRFFEGARRIVHEADVLQADITNSVDSERGTLVVFGTLGFGRTHLSELVADFHTQYPNIEIHLELSGDPFDLENTHFDMLVGVGAAKDSQLTYRRLLTNRRVLCASPDYIDRRGSPQSIAELPDHDCIILNEHEPDFTLWKFELDGVVTPVRVRGPLRCNDGDTVTKWAVLGHGIAMRSIWNVRPFLESGQLVPVLPDVPTVRSDVYLAFPNNEYFPLRARRFTEFLQREIPKRVKSARDFVNFTA